One genomic segment of Mycolicibacterium gilvum includes these proteins:
- a CDS encoding DUF2339 domain-containing protein produces the protein MTEPHSAVIARLSADFAAISHQLTRVSGDLAALDRILTDRAPAAAAPRPAPQPAAYWPQYPPQPAPFRPWPPAPAPAPAPTLTPAPRKERSEGWIGKLLAVAGVAVTLIGVVLLLVLAAQAGILRPEFRVSAGGALAAALVGAGWWLNTRPGGRVGAIALVATGVAAAYMDVIAVTTIYDWVPAPAGLVLAAVIAGAGLTLARRWDSEHLGLLVLVPLIVLAPIVTDGVSLLLVGFMLALAAVSLPVQLGKDWIWLHAARIAAAVLPLLVALAARHIDSREDLWLAGACGIAAVIALTAALILLPGTGNRVVMALLTVAGIVPVLCVNLAVDRVVAALMAAALAAALLAVALLADRLPGVDGVVRRVFAVTSAIAALIAVTTAFDGRVGGPVLLAMAVVVAVAVGRDAVGRWVAIGFAVIGAAAHLSYAPLAVLLQPVEVSTATGISTLVSSLLLATAAVTIVWMWDRTESALWVGAAVVTVYAVTSCTVTAGMLVIGGDGGFYAGHMVATILWIAMAAVLFWYAARLPREDRSVPLGGGLGLVAAAMAKLFLFDLGTLDGIFRVVVFIVVGLTLLGIGAGYARLLERQDKQAATRTSDTT, from the coding sequence ATGACCGAACCGCACTCCGCCGTCATCGCCCGGCTCTCCGCGGATTTCGCCGCGATCTCCCACCAACTCACTCGCGTCTCCGGCGATCTCGCCGCGCTCGACCGGATCCTCACCGACCGGGCGCCGGCCGCTGCGGCGCCTCGGCCGGCGCCCCAGCCCGCTGCGTACTGGCCGCAGTATCCGCCGCAGCCCGCCCCGTTCCGGCCGTGGCCACCGGCGCCGGCACCGGCACCGGCACCGACGCTGACACCGGCACCGCGCAAGGAACGTTCGGAGGGTTGGATCGGCAAGCTGCTGGCCGTCGCCGGTGTCGCCGTCACCCTGATCGGCGTGGTCCTGCTTCTGGTGCTCGCCGCGCAGGCCGGCATCCTGCGCCCCGAGTTCCGGGTCTCGGCCGGCGGCGCGCTGGCCGCCGCGCTGGTGGGTGCGGGATGGTGGCTCAACACCCGGCCAGGCGGCAGGGTCGGGGCTATCGCGCTGGTGGCGACCGGTGTCGCCGCGGCCTACATGGACGTCATCGCGGTCACGACGATCTACGACTGGGTGCCGGCGCCGGCCGGACTCGTGCTGGCCGCGGTGATCGCCGGCGCGGGGCTGACGCTGGCCCGCAGATGGGACTCCGAGCATCTCGGGCTCCTGGTGCTGGTGCCGCTGATCGTCTTGGCCCCGATCGTCACGGACGGGGTGTCCCTGCTGCTGGTCGGGTTCATGCTGGCGCTGGCGGCGGTGTCGCTACCGGTGCAGCTCGGCAAGGACTGGATCTGGCTGCATGCCGCGCGGATCGCGGCGGCCGTGCTGCCGCTGCTGGTGGCGCTGGCGGCCCGTCACATCGACTCGCGAGAGGACCTCTGGCTGGCCGGCGCATGCGGCATCGCCGCGGTCATCGCGTTGACCGCCGCGCTGATCCTGTTGCCCGGGACCGGGAATCGGGTCGTGATGGCCCTGTTGACGGTGGCCGGGATCGTGCCGGTGTTGTGCGTGAACCTCGCGGTGGACCGCGTCGTCGCCGCGTTGATGGCCGCCGCACTGGCCGCTGCGTTGCTCGCGGTGGCCCTGCTCGCTGACCGCCTTCCGGGGGTCGACGGAGTCGTTCGTCGCGTGTTCGCCGTGACATCGGCGATCGCTGCGCTGATCGCGGTGACGACCGCGTTCGACGGCAGGGTCGGCGGACCCGTGCTGCTGGCGATGGCGGTCGTGGTCGCCGTCGCGGTGGGACGGGATGCCGTCGGTCGTTGGGTGGCAATCGGATTCGCCGTCATCGGCGCCGCCGCCCACCTGAGCTACGCACCGCTCGCCGTACTGCTCCAACCGGTCGAGGTCAGCACCGCCACCGGGATCTCGACCCTGGTCTCCAGCCTGCTGCTGGCCACCGCCGCGGTCACGATCGTGTGGATGTGGGATCGCACCGAGAGCGCGCTGTGGGTCGGTGCGGCGGTGGTGACGGTCTACGCCGTCACGTCGTGCACGGTGACCGCGGGCATGCTCGTCATCGGGGGTGACGGCGGGTTCTACGCCGGTCACATGGTCGCGACGATCCTCTGGATCGCGATGGCCGCCGTGCTGTTCTGGTATGCCGCACGGTTGCCGCGCGAGGACCGGTCGGTGCCCCTGGGCGGCGGTCTGGGTCTGGTGGCGGCCGCGATGGCCAAGCTGTTCCTGTTCGACCTGGGGACTCTCGACGGCATCTTCCGGGTCGTCGTGTTCATCGTCGTCGGACTGACCCTGCTCGGCATCGGCGCGGGGTATGCCCGCTTGCTCGAGCGCCAGGACAAGCAGGCCGCGACCAGGACATCTGACACCACATGA
- a CDS encoding branched-chain amino acid ABC transporter substrate-binding protein: MRGRVARKAFALGGAGLIALAVAGCNQGSPEEDAAQTNLKIVEKVQIDEGGAEVAASTGAAPADPAGDGNATCPPVSIAMAGALNGPDAALGINIKNGVQLAIDKHNEANPGCQVQLKPFDTEGDPQKASAIAPQIVDDQYTIGLVGPAFSGETKATGGVFDQAGLVATTASATNVTLSENGWKTFFRGLANDGVQGPSVANYLKNTLGHQKVCVVDDSTDYGLGLGQAVRETLGPVADSACNISVKKGDKDFSAAVTQIKGAAPDSVFFSGYYAEAAPFVQQLRDGGFEGTFASADGTKDPEFVKQAGESSKGAVLACPCGPATGAFAEEYTAKFNQEPGTYSAEGYDLGTILLKGIDSGAITRPALLDFVRNYQGQGVAREYQWTPEGELTTTLIWIYDVQ; the protein is encoded by the coding sequence GTGCGCGGTCGCGTGGCACGCAAGGCATTTGCTCTCGGGGGTGCGGGTCTGATTGCGCTGGCAGTTGCCGGCTGTAATCAGGGCTCACCGGAAGAGGATGCGGCGCAGACGAATCTGAAGATCGTCGAGAAGGTGCAGATCGACGAGGGCGGCGCCGAGGTCGCCGCCAGCACGGGCGCCGCACCCGCGGACCCCGCAGGCGACGGCAACGCCACCTGCCCGCCGGTGTCGATCGCGATGGCCGGCGCCCTCAACGGCCCCGACGCGGCCCTCGGCATCAACATCAAGAACGGTGTGCAGCTGGCGATCGACAAGCACAACGAGGCCAACCCGGGCTGCCAGGTGCAGCTCAAGCCGTTCGACACCGAAGGCGACCCGCAGAAGGCCAGCGCCATCGCACCGCAGATCGTCGACGACCAGTACACGATCGGCCTCGTCGGACCCGCCTTCTCGGGCGAGACCAAGGCCACCGGCGGCGTCTTCGACCAGGCCGGACTGGTCGCGACCACCGCGTCGGCCACCAACGTGACCCTGTCGGAGAACGGCTGGAAGACCTTCTTCCGCGGGCTGGCCAACGACGGCGTTCAGGGCCCGTCGGTCGCCAACTACCTGAAGAACACGCTGGGACACCAGAAGGTCTGCGTGGTCGACGACAGCACCGACTACGGTCTCGGACTCGGACAGGCCGTCCGCGAGACCCTCGGCCCCGTCGCCGACTCGGCCTGCAACATCTCGGTGAAGAAGGGCGACAAGGACTTCTCCGCCGCGGTGACCCAGATCAAGGGCGCCGCACCGGATTCCGTGTTCTTCAGCGGCTACTACGCCGAGGCGGCGCCGTTCGTGCAGCAGCTGCGCGACGGCGGCTTCGAGGGCACCTTCGCCAGCGCCGACGGCACGAAGGACCCCGAGTTCGTCAAGCAGGCCGGTGAATCCTCCAAGGGCGCCGTGCTGGCATGCCCCTGCGGCCCGGCCACCGGCGCGTTCGCCGAGGAGTACACCGCGAAGTTCAACCAGGAGCCCGGCACCTACAGCGCCGAGGGTTACGACCTGGGCACGATCCTGCTCAAGGGCATCGACTCCGGGGCGATCACCCGGCCGGCGTTGCTCGACTTCGTCCGCAACTACCAGGGGCAGGGTGTGGCGCGCGAATACCAGTGGACACCGGAGGGTGAGCTCACCACCACCCTCATCTGGATCTACGACGTCCAGTAA
- a CDS encoding Dps family protein, with amino-acid sequence MGTTSKTRRTEAEVTSFQASPELSASLQQVLVDLIELHLQGKQAHWNVVGTNFRDLHLQLDEIVDAAREGSDTIAERMRALDAVPDGRSDTVVATTTLPEFPAYERNTGEVIDLMTTRLYAAVGTMRAARGRADDEDPITADILHQLIEGLEKQAWLLKAENWKV; translated from the coding sequence ATGGGAACAACATCGAAAACACGTCGTACCGAAGCCGAGGTCACCTCGTTCCAGGCATCACCCGAACTGAGCGCATCGCTACAGCAGGTGCTCGTCGACCTCATCGAACTGCACCTCCAGGGCAAGCAGGCGCACTGGAACGTGGTGGGCACGAACTTCCGTGACCTACACCTGCAGCTCGACGAGATCGTCGACGCCGCCCGGGAGGGCAGCGACACGATCGCCGAGCGGATGCGGGCTCTCGACGCGGTGCCCGACGGTCGCTCCGACACCGTCGTCGCCACGACCACCCTGCCGGAGTTCCCGGCCTATGAGCGCAACACCGGCGAGGTCATCGACCTCATGACGACGCGTCTCTACGCGGCGGTCGGAACGATGCGCGCCGCGCGCGGCCGGGCCGACGACGAGGATCCGATCACCGCGGACATCCTGCACCAGTTGATCGAGGGGCTCGAGAAGCAGGCGTGGCTGCTCAAGGCGGAGAACTGGAAGGTGTGA
- a CDS encoding adenylate/guanylate cyclase domain-containing protein has product MLNVRPVCVPDVALDERGWSPTRHRDDRVGRRQSVLMIAGWIAAAVSAAFGAFQLTLGGSLWWLGAVNVLCALVFLWIPRLCPLGELLAPLTFVTFAYMSVTFFCYTIGTGSGMQFYFLVAASLVLLVLGIERVALAAVIAGVGVVITVVLELTVPEDRGLGPSWTLTAGFISAVTSSAVMIVATIWYTLREIERAESAMENEYERSERLLANILPATIAERLKEPTRTVIADKYDDASILFADIAGYTKRASDTAPAELVRFLDLLYTDLDALVDRHGLEKVKTSGDSYMVVSGVPTPRPDHLEALATLALDMSEAVADLKDPRGRDVPLRIGMAMGPVVAGVVGAKKFFYDVWGDAVNVASRMETTDEEGRIQVPDNVYQRLRHAFVLEERGLIDVKGKGPMHTWYLVGHRARAVTPSSSPP; this is encoded by the coding sequence GTGCTCAACGTTCGTCCGGTGTGCGTGCCTGATGTCGCCCTGGACGAGCGCGGCTGGTCTCCGACCCGACACCGTGACGACCGGGTGGGGCGGCGTCAGAGCGTCCTGATGATCGCCGGCTGGATCGCCGCGGCGGTGTCCGCGGCGTTCGGGGCGTTTCAGCTGACCCTCGGCGGTTCCCTGTGGTGGTTGGGCGCCGTCAACGTCCTGTGCGCCCTCGTGTTCCTGTGGATCCCCCGGCTGTGCCCTCTGGGCGAATTGCTGGCGCCACTGACCTTCGTGACATTCGCCTACATGTCGGTGACGTTCTTCTGTTACACGATCGGCACGGGGTCGGGGATGCAGTTCTACTTCCTGGTCGCGGCGTCTCTGGTGCTGCTCGTCCTCGGCATCGAGCGCGTCGCGTTGGCGGCGGTCATCGCCGGCGTCGGCGTGGTGATCACCGTCGTTCTTGAGTTGACCGTGCCCGAAGACCGTGGCCTCGGTCCTTCGTGGACGCTCACCGCCGGCTTCATCAGCGCGGTCACCTCGTCGGCGGTGATGATCGTCGCGACGATCTGGTACACGCTGCGTGAGATCGAACGCGCGGAGTCGGCCATGGAGAACGAGTACGAACGCTCAGAACGCCTGCTGGCCAACATACTTCCCGCGACCATCGCCGAACGACTCAAGGAGCCGACGCGCACCGTGATCGCCGACAAGTACGACGACGCGTCGATCCTGTTCGCCGACATCGCGGGCTACACCAAGCGCGCGAGCGACACCGCGCCGGCCGAGTTGGTGCGGTTTCTCGATCTCCTCTACACCGACCTCGACGCCCTCGTCGACCGGCACGGACTGGAGAAGGTCAAGACCAGTGGGGACTCCTACATGGTCGTCAGCGGGGTGCCGACGCCCCGCCCCGACCATCTCGAAGCCCTCGCAACGCTGGCCCTCGACATGTCCGAGGCGGTCGCCGACCTGAAAGATCCACGCGGACGCGACGTCCCGTTGCGCATCGGCATGGCAATGGGTCCCGTCGTCGCCGGCGTCGTCGGAGCGAAGAAGTTCTTCTACGACGTCTGGGGCGACGCGGTCAACGTCGCGTCCCGCATGGAGACGACCGACGAGGAGGGCCGGATCCAGGTGCCCGACAACGTCTACCAGCGCCTCCGGCATGCGTTCGTCCTGGAGGAGCGGGGGCTGATCGACGTCAAGGGCAAGGGCCCGATGCACACCTGGTACCTCGTCGGTCACCGGGCCCGGGCCGTCACACCTTCCAGTTCTCCGCCTTGA
- a CDS encoding ANTAR domain-containing response regulator, which yields MSSASASPSDAAATPHRVLIAEDEALIRMDLAEMLREEGYEIVGEAGDGQEAVDLAESLRPDLVIMDVKMPRRDGIDAASEIASKRIAPIVILTAFSQRELVERARDAGAMAYLVKPFSITDLIPAIEVAVSRFSEIAELEKEVATLSDRLETRKLVERAKGLLQAKQGMTEPEAFKWIQRAAMDRRTTMKRVAEVVLETLDPPAASPEPEAT from the coding sequence ATGTCATCCGCTTCTGCGTCACCGTCGGACGCCGCCGCCACACCACATCGGGTCCTGATCGCCGAGGACGAGGCCCTGATCCGGATGGACCTGGCGGAGATGCTGCGCGAGGAGGGCTACGAGATCGTCGGTGAGGCCGGCGACGGTCAGGAAGCGGTCGACCTGGCCGAGTCGCTGCGCCCCGACCTGGTGATCATGGACGTCAAGATGCCGCGCCGCGACGGCATCGACGCCGCGTCGGAGATCGCGAGCAAGCGCATCGCGCCGATCGTCATCCTCACCGCGTTCAGCCAGCGCGAACTGGTCGAGCGGGCCCGCGACGCCGGCGCGATGGCCTATCTGGTCAAGCCGTTCAGCATCACCGACCTGATCCCGGCGATCGAGGTCGCGGTGAGCCGCTTCAGCGAGATCGCGGAGCTCGAGAAAGAGGTGGCGACGCTGTCGGACCGGCTCGAGACACGCAAGCTGGTCGAGCGCGCCAAGGGTTTGCTCCAGGCCAAGCAGGGGATGACCGAGCCGGAAGCCTTCAAGTGGATCCAGCGCGCGGCGATGGACCGGCGCACCACGATGAAGCGCGTGGCCGAGGTCGTCCTCGAGACCCTCGATCCCCCCGCGGCCTCGCCGGAGCCGGAGGCGACGTAG